The genomic DNA GGAGAACATCGGCCATCGAGACAACTTTGAAGGTAATCGTGGGGTGAATGTTAAGGGACAGACTGCTTATTCAGCAATTAAGACTTTAGTGTGCTATCATTGTCAACAGCAGGGACACAAGGCATCTGTTTGCCCCCTGAAGAAACCAAAAGTGACTGGACTATGTTATGTGCCTAGAAAGAGTGACCAGAGTGATCACCAGGACAAGGAAGGGGAATCTAGATCTGTTCCAGTTAAAATTAATGGCAAGCCTGTAACTGCTCTCCTTGACTCTGGAAGTTCTATGTCATTCATAAGAAAAAGATACGTGCCGTGTACTATTGACTACAGTCAGCAGACAGAGGTGTTATGTGTACATGGTGACTGTAAGCCAGAGCCACAGGTAGAACTGATAGTTGAGGTGGATGGGCAAAAGTATCTGATGACAGTGGGGGTGGTGGAGAACTTACCAGTGGAGATGCTTTTGGGGAGGGATTTGCCTGTGTTATATGACCTCCTAAGCAAAGGTAACAGTCTTGCTAGAGCTAATGAACCTCTGTCAGAACCAAAAATGCATGTCTcttgttttgtcatgacaaggtCTCAGGCAAAAACCAAAGCTCTGTCTGGGCTACAGCCTCTGCCAGACTTATGTGGTAGTCTGTGCAAGGCTGGAACCAAAGGGCCCAGAAAGACACGTCGGCAACGACGTTTAGAGAAACATGCTGGTACACCTGTGACTTGTGAAATGCCTGAAAGTGACTTATCAGATCTTAAGTGGGAGGTGCCAGAGAACGTCGCTGTGTTACAACAGTCTGATCCTGTCTTAAGGTCTGTGTTTACCAAGGTTCTGAACTCTGCTAATCACACGGCCCAAGTGGGTGGTGCAATGTATGTTCTGCACAATGACATCCTTTATGAGGGGGAGGAGCCAGGTAGCAGGAGGTTAGTGGTACCAGGTAAATGCAGATCATTAGTACTACACCTTGCACACACCATTCCATGGGCAGGACACTTAGCACACTATAAGACATATCTCAGGTTGGCCTCTCGGTTCTTTTGGCCTTCAATGTATACTGATGTGCAGACGTATTGCAAAACATGCCCAGAGTGTCAGAAAACCAGTGCTGTCCGTAAACCGACAGAGCACCACTCCAAGCCATGCCTGTGATTACCACACCATTTAAGAGGATTGCAATGGACATTGTGGGGCCCCTAGAAAAAAGCTCAGCTGGATATCAATACATTCTTGTTGTATGTGATTATGCTACTCGTTTCCCTGAagcttttcctcttcggtctgTAACCACTCCAAAACTGATCAGTGCTCTTGTCCAGCTGTTTTCTCGGGTAGGCATCCCGGAAGAGATCTTGACCGACCAGGGAACCAACTTTACATCCAACTTGATGAAACGGCTGCATAAGGAGTTGGGCATTACTGCAATCCGGACCTCTCCGTATCATCCTGAGACGGATGGTTTGGTTGAAAGGTTTAACCAAACCCTGAAGAGGATGCTCAGAAAGTTTGTATCTGATACAGGGAAAGACTGGGATAAGTGGTTACCCTTTCTGCTTCTTGCCTACAGAGAAGTACCGCAGCGTCCACCGGATTCTCACCATTTGAGCTGCTTTATGGATGGCCAGTCCAGGGCCCCTTGGATCTGCTGAAACAGAACTGGGAGGAGAAAGTGACTGATAAAGCTGATGAGGGGAAAGGTGTTGTGCAATATGTCCTCCAAATGAGGGACCGGGTTGGAGCAGTACCGGAGGAGGCGCAGACATAAGCTCCTGGAGCCCCAAAAAACCCCAAACCTTTTGTAAACCACCAAACCACCCACCcaacccctcccacccccccctccttgttttttttttcttccttttctcccccccccccgccccccccgaCCAAGTGGCAGGGGCCATTTGAAGTCCTAAGGAAGATGGGGCCTACAACATATGAGATCCTGCATCTAGAGAAGGGAAAAAAGAAGCAGACCTATCATGTGAACCTCTTGAAAGCCTGGGAGGAACGATGCAGTCCTCCGTCCATCACCTCACTGCTGGCCCGCCGGGTGACTGAAGAAGATGACTCTGAAGGTGTAGTGGAGGCCTGGAAACAGCCCGGTAATGTGGATCTCTCTCATCTGGATGGTAAGAAGCCAGTGGAATTACAAGTTGTATTCAACACTTGTCCTCAGTTGTTCACACAGAAACCAGGCCACACAGATGTGTTGCAGCATGTCATTCGGGTCCGACCGGACCACACTCCAGTACGGCAGGCATGCTACCGGGTACCAGAACGATTGGTGGAAGCATTGAAGGAGGAGATCCACTTAATGTTGAAACTGGGAGTCATAGAGCCATCTGAAAGTGAGTGCAGTAGCCCAATTGTCATTGTGCCCAAGAAAGATGGATCATTGCGCATTTGCATTGACTTTCGGAAACTAAATGCCATCTCATTCTTCGACGCCTACCCAATGCCCCGGATTGAGGACCTGCTGGAGAGGATTGGGCGGGCCAACTACATCACAACGTTAGACCTCTGCAAGGGGTAGTGGCAGGTCCCCCTTGAGAGCCGGTCCCGGCCCCTCACTGCATTTAGGACCCCGCTTGGTCTTTTTCAGTTCACAGTGATGCCTTTTGGGTTACATGGTGCTCCTGCAACATTCCAGAGGCTTATGGACAGAGTGCTTCGAGGTTGTGAGGACTGCAGTGCCGCCTATCTGGATGATGTGGTAGTCTTCAGCATGACCTGGGAGGAGCATCTGGAGCACATTCGCGCGTCCTCGGTGCAATAAATGCAGCCGGGACCCTGAACCTACAGAAGTGTGAATGGGCCAAGCAGGAGACTCGTTACCTGGGGTATTTATTGGGAGAGGCGAAGTCCGCCTCAGGTGGACAAAGTTGAGGCCATCCGGAACAGCCCAAGACCCGAACCAAAACTCAGGTCAGGTCTTTCCTTGGCCTAGTGGGCTGGTATCCGAAGGTTCATTCCCCAGTTTGCCACTCTGGCAACCCCACTGACCAATCTCACCTGCAAGTTGGCCCGTAATCCAGTGGAATGGAGCGAGGAGTGTGGAAACGCTTTTCAGGCTCTGAAGGAGAAATTGTGTTCTTCTCCGGTGTTGCAGAGCCCTGACTTTGGACGCCGCTTCCTTGTGCAGGTGGGCGCCGCCTCGGGAGTGGGCCATCGGACGGTGGCCTGGCTCAAGGAGAACCAGGTGAAGAGCGTCCAGTGTTGTATCTGAGCAGGAAACTCCTGCCTCGTGAAACCCGTAATCGAACAATTGAGAAGGAGTGTCTGGCAATCAAGTGGGCATTGGACAGCCTCAGATACTACCTTCTTGGGCGGGAGTTTGACCTCCAAACAGACCACAGAGCCCTGACCTGGATCCAGACAATGAAGGACCGCAATGCCAGGGTGACAAGGTGGTACCTGGAACTGCAACCTTTCAAATTCTTTGTGCGGCACAAGACAGGCAAGGAAAACATCACAGCAGACTACCTGTCTAGACTGCCAAACATCCTTGCTGCAGGAGAGGAGGGTGGTAATGTGACAAAGGCCCTGTCACGGTTGGACAGCACATGGTAAACCAACTTAGGTCACTAAGCACCCAGACAATTACTTTGCAGTCACACTTTCATACATATCGTTTAGTAACACTGTTACCAAATATACCACATTACTTCAGTTTAGTTTAGTCAgtccagtttatttatttcagtcaTTTCTGATTTACAACAAACCATGTTACTTAACCATTACCTCAACCTCATTCTCATCTCCAGTCCCTGGGTCTGAACCAGAGCTGAAGCAAAGTGCTGCCTCATATAGGGCCTACAGCAATCACACACAGGTGTGCTGAGGGTGGGAGAAACCATGTGTCTGGGTCATAGGTGAGATAAATGTTCTAGTTGGAAATGTGTGTAAGTTTTGATGTCTTTCAAAGTGAGATAAGTGATTTGTTGAATAATCAGTTATTTGGgtatttgtttattgtagaaacTAGCAGTGACATTCTCGATTCATGTACATGGTAACGTATTGGAAAGGTAATTGAGGCAATTAAGAGTTGGTAGCTCTAGTGGGAGGGGCTTAACACATATAAGCCTCTCGCCACTTAAGCGTGGGGGGAGTCTGAGGGTGGCTACAATCCAGACAGGTGATGGGAGCTTTGCTAGtgtataaaaaaagatatgtttcttttgtttcttatgGGTTTTTGCTGTGGACGTCCTGCATTGTTTCACCAttctttttgtaaataaaagcaCCTTCATGTCTTGCAACTTAAGCCATCGTGTTAGCGACTTTTTTTGTCCGGATTCCCAACAGGTAGTCCAGAAAGAGAATAACTGGGTAATTCTGGCCATGTTCTTTCTTATGTATTCTTTTAAATGCCATCAGGGCAGCACCATTTTGCCACCCTTCTCCCCACCCTGTGTAAAACCAACAGATACTTGAATTTCCTCATTCTTTCTGCCATTTGGCACTTAAATGCTGCTGATGGCCACAACCTGTAACATCCAAAGCTTGTAATCCTGGGGAAGCATAATGCTTTGATTGTTACTTCACTTAAATTGGATTATGgttgtacatttatttttattaagcTTTTTTTGTCGAACACCTGTGTGTGCTTCCCTGCTCTTGCGTGGGTTACCCATTTGTTGACAAGCTGTTACTGACATGTTGGTTGATTGAGTGATTGTGATGACGTTTACTCTTGTCTGCTTTCTTGACTGGTTGACTGCAAAATGTAATTGCCCttttgggataaataaagttgaaatttaattgaataatcCAAATTACtatctttttcctaatcttgACTAGCCGTTTTGGTGCCTTAACTTAACTGGCTCCCAGtaaccttttgtcggctaaactcaactaccaactgccactgcaacccggtctcacggcagttcgtgtaaatgtacacgttattcttaatctattgatacgtgttcacggagaagtttttctcgttttttacgtgtaaatgtcatgTTATTTTCTCTGggaaaaggtcgctccataagccgggaggcgcccgcgaggcggcccacTGGGGACCCGCTGGACGAGGCGGCCGGAGGCGGCGAAGAACCGCGCGCTACGCCCGGAGGCGCCGCGCCGCAGATGGCCCGCGCAGGCCCGCTGGGGGcgcccacaataacgggatggcggaggttgggtttaggaaaaaacttacggggaaaggcggctttaaacgccggggaaaggccTTAAACGCCCGGAGAGgcccacagtaacacgcgggacaaaacgccacacgcagggacgccatcccgaGAACAAAGCACCGCCACGCGGGACGCATCCctgctcgcccgggtgaaagtcctgtgttgtttgacccatccaccacccgacctccctacgcggattttcggctttttatatcacTCCCTaccatttcgtgctgtggccacaaaatatgcttcccattgaaatacattactttacattttcgtgttgtccaccacgtaaaaaccgacaaaaacgtctccgtgaacacgtatcaatagattcaaataacgtcacatttacacgaacttccatgagaccgggctggccACTGATATGACCGATAgctcacagagctctgtagctggtgtcacatgaccagccggcggtcgtctaatttcgtaggatatcatacaaattgggGTGAATacgttttcgtacgatatcctACGAACCCGCTCATGAGCTTTGGGTAGTTATATCTATAAGGTTGCTGTGTAAGAAAAGCCCTTTGGTTTTCCAACGTCAGCCTTAAAAAATGCAAGTGTTTTCTACCAGACACTCAGTGGAAGTCACCCTGGATAAGAGTGTCTGCTAAATGCCTGACGGGTGTAATGTAGCAgttgggggtgtggggggggggttaaccCAAGTTCCCAGCTCCTCACCGGGCAGATCCAATGGTGCGGGCTGGGGTTAAACACCTTGCTCAGGGGCTCCTCAAAATTATTTACTGAGACAGAGCAGCTTTGGCTGATTTCCCCTGCCATAGCAGGGATTTGGACTGTTGACCTTCCAATCAGGATCCAACTTCTCGAATCCCCCGGGCTCAGAGCGAACCCTAAACGCCCTCCCCGATCAGGCCTGATTAATGTGGAAGGGTAAAGTGGATAAGTCAGAAAAGGCAGAGTTTAtttgtcctctctgtctcacttgCTCTCTCTGCCTTCACCACAGGCTACCTTGTATTATAGATGTTCACCATTTACAGATTTCCCTCAACACTGACCTCTTTTTTGTATCTGTCTTACTGCTTCAGACTATTTATCTTTCTTTGTCCCTGTGTCATCCCCAGGTGTCTCACTGTTGAAGGCAATAATGGTACTTTAAGATGCATCTTGTTAAACCTACATTTTTCCTTGTGAATAGCCTGGCATGACCCTACAGTACATGCAGTCATATGCAGTTGAAATGCAGCACTGACTCATGTTTGAAATGTGCCTTGTAAAGATCAGTGACTTtgagttgtgttgctgtttgAGGctgggattttctttttcttcagcaTTGCGTCTCAGTGTTGTGACTAGCCAAACATAGGCCACACTGAAACatatcttttttaaattcagaTACTTTGACATGTGGTTTGAagtgcaacatctttccagaagtcaatgagtaatcatgttaaataatcatgatttcaataaaaaacaaaacaattgtgattatgatttttttccccatgaaCGAGCAGCCCTACAAAGAATATAAACCTTTTCCATGTTTATATGTCCTTTACGTTCACATTACCTTATGGTGAAGGTCCTCCCAATCTGGTGAATGAAGTGGTTGTCCAATCGTCAAAGAGGTAGGACATGTGTATCTGCAGCCCACACTAGATCACAAAAGTTATCCAAATTAAGCAATTTGTAAATGCTTTCCAGAATGACACATATAATTACAATAATTTTTGACAACATGTCTTGATGGCCAATACAATCTGTGTCTTGCTGcctgttattgttttattaaatgaTTATTAGAGCTTATGAAGAAATGTGACTGTAAATACTATCAGGATATTCAGTTAAAATCCAAAGAGGTCCCCAGTTCCTAACATTTCCCCAAAACCAAGGTCTGAACCTCAGAATGTCTAAATTGCCTCCTATAGTCTACCAATACGTCTAtccaaaaatacacacaacgtACATGTCCATATAATTTCAACAATATGTTTTGTCAATTTAGAATACTTTTAACATGCAGACACATTGAACATGTATGGCACATGTACGGGCAACAAAAAGCTCTACCATAAATAATTAGTCCGAGCACATTTAACTTAAGGCCTACATTTCAAGTAAAAGAAAACAAGCaggtatgtatgcatgtaagtatgtatatattttgagGCTTGAGGTAGCTTAGCATGTCTTTGGTGATTCCAACCAGGATTGCATTTCTGGATTCCACTGACTAAAAGCAAGAGTAAACCAAATTGCAAGCAACAAAAAAATCCCTGTTGGAACCTCACATGTGATATCAGAAATATATGTCCATGTTTTCAGACAGTGAGTCAAGTATtaagagaaaatgtttttatgttcagTGTTGTGTGAGCCGCCCAAGGCTGTAGgaatataattatattttataaccTCAATTAACTCATTGTCAATGGCTAATCAGATCCCAATCTTTCTGTGTTCCTTAAAATGTAAGTCTTAAGGTATTGAATGTTGTTTGACACAGGTTAATAATGATAATGCACCACAAGGCATTAACTGTACAGTGTAATGTTGGCTCACTTTTTCGTACAGAGGATGCACTTTTAACATGGATAGTCCAAATAGTAATTTCTATCATGTAACATCCTCCTTTCTAAGAATCTCACAAGGTCTCTACAATAATTCCTATTTTTTGTGTTGTCTAACAGAGACCAATCAATAACTGTGAAGAACTCTTTCTCCTATATCCAGTAAGCCTCAGGCCTCCTCATATTGGAACTGTTGAACAGTTGCAGCGAGACAGTGAGGCAGCCGGACGGAAAGCACTTGTGTTTGCCATCTCTCTTTTAATATTGATTTGTTCTCTTTTCTTGTGTCACTGCCCTTGAGTCTTCAGTTCTCAGTTGATTCATAACGGTGGTTTCTCACCTTGGTCACCATAGCATTTCAAAACATAACAAGTTATGTTCCACGTTAATTTATGAAGGGCAATAATGGTATTTGTGTTACAGGTGAACCAAAGTGTAAAATGTTAGCTATTATTACAGTAGAAGTCAAATGTTGGCTAGTGGTACACATTGCTTGTTTTTCCAGTGACAGTAAACCGATTATTGAAGGTCTCCAGTCTTTCTCTACAAGGTTATGTCTGACAATAAGCAAAAATAAGAGTCAATTAAAGTTCTTTTTGAGCATGGCACTAACTTGCCAACAGTGACAAACTGTGTGTTAACATAACATAGTATCTTATGGTGGACTCTGGTAAGGGTTAAGACCTGATAAAGAGGGACATTTCCAAAACTCCAACTCACACACTTCGTCCGTCCACCAAAGCTGGGCTGCAGTTTGTTGGATATGACGTTTCTTCTCTCCATGAGGCCCAGGATTCAACCTTGGGGTTCACCAAATCATTTCTTGAATCACATGCTGATCTAGTAGTGATGCATACTTACACAAATGAGAATTGAAATGAATTTCAAAAAGCTTAACTACAGCAGGTGAATTTATCTTTATGTAAATGATTAGGTAACCATGATAACAAGCTTTAGAACTTTTTCCTGATTAATTTGAGAAAGCATGTTAAAACTGTGGCCTGCTGTGCTTGTATCCTACTGTGTGTACTTTGGCAGTTAATTAACAAGTGTATACCTCATGGAATATTGCTGTACACGATGCTTCTTTTTTATCCTGTCTCTACCTGTAAGTCATTGATCATAACATGCAGTTGATTGGCAgactaataatactaataatgctCATAATCTGTTATTTCTTCCTCCGCTCTTTGTGACTCAAAagaacatacatatacacatcagAAGCATTAAAGTGCAGCTTGGCTTGCTGTCAGTCACTGGAATTGAATTGATGATGGCTGATAAtgcaggatgacattaccaaaACTGTCCAATCAATGAGACCCTAATGGCTACACTCCTCttggtttgtttgttaaaaaacaatCGGAACACGAACCGGACTAGAACTGAAATACAACAacatatctttttattttccttgGTCCGGGCCAAATGAACTCAAACACACATATCAAAGCACCAACATGCTCCATTGAGGAACAACACAGATTGTTTGAACTCTCCATGCTCACAGCAGATTTTGCCAATAGCCATGGCAAGATCAGTTACTCGGCCCCTGGGCAAAAAAATTGTTGTTGGGCCCCCCATTGACCCACGAAACACAACTACTGCTCTCTTTAGATTGAGTATGTACACTGTTGCCTCCAAGTTCCCATTAGTCTAGTGCACACAGCAGTCAGCAGAGTATAACAGTCTCATTATTTGTCCCGAAGCCAAAACACCAACCGCTACTATTTTGACACAGGGCTCCTCTGCACAAAATGTGTTCATTGTGACCCACTTATGTGGTTAGGGTTCCTTAACAAATTTGCAATGAATTATGACAGAGCGGACGGAGAGAGCTGAGGCTCTGAGAACTAATGGTAGTGTGTGCTTTCTGCGGTGTGTTTCTAAATGCATGTTCGTGTGTCTATGTGGGTGAgaatgtgtctgtgcatgttgtgGGAAAAGCaaaagagaggcagagacaaAGGCCAGACGTTTGTGCATGTTTCTCTGGCCTCCTCGAGGCTGAGCTAAACGGGGTTAGCTGTTGTTGGCAGTTGTTGGCAGTGGTGTCAACCTTTCTTCAAGTctatttgttttcctatttgttgCACTCGTACCACATCTTCCTCCCTTCTTCTCCCTCACTGTCTTTACTCTTTACATCTTTGTAGTAGGGGTGTGCAACAGGTGTCCGCAAACTTCTCGGGTCTTCAGCAAGTAAAGCACAACATTTGTTTAACATGCTCCCAGCATGTCAAAAAGTTCCACTTGGTCAGGTGCATTTAGCGTTTGTTACTGATGCAAAAAGCCTACTTTATGTGTTTTGGCATTATTTTACAACGCGCTTAATTAGGACTCTTTCGGGTGCGACCTCTACCTCACCCAGTAAgggcgttcgccccatgttggctgagtcctgcagaagtgcagggtttgaatccgacctgctgccctttgctgcgtgtcatcccccatctccctccccctttaatgtctatccactttcaaataaagggaaaagcccaaaaaaataatcttcaaaaaaaaaaattaggacTCTTTGCGTCTCTTTTTGACGCTTTTAGGTCGGGACTAGAGTCTGGATCGGGTCGAATTTtactgtccgagcccggcccaagtccgacagagccgtgaccgaacccggcccgagcccgacaggcattaagaaatttgtgtccgagcccaaaatcagatttttctcatactaatgacacatgtaggctacgtttttgtGTGGCAAGCtattattaagcaactgtaggaagtcattcggaaatgtcaacagataaACGCATCAGCCTGGAGACTCGTTACCTCAAGGGCCCACGttatataaaatgaataacatCGGGGTTAAAATCCCCTTTCGGGTGAGCAaatgaatgaacttggctttcagtctggggtttatcttggacaccacacacacagtataaaaaacgtttatctgtgttttttgcccccaacggcgccttccagacagtgctgcctggaaggcgcgcTAAATCACGCTAAATGGTGATTTTTGTGtcagtatctgacgctgagagacactgaccaagcatcATTGTTTGATgatgagaacgggttgattgGTTAAATGGTCAGCAGTTAAAGTAAAGCTGCATGACTGGAAAGTGCAATAAAGGAATTACTTTGAAATGGATAAAGTCATAGAGTGTGTACGAGAAAGTATAACATTTCTCATATTCTGCACTGTAAGTATGTGACTCATTATGCTCTATTTTCAGAAGTGgatgactctgattggctcccACCTGAGTTCAAGAGACAAGAAGGAGAGCAGACTGTGTGCACTGATCACATCAAAGGAAAAGCCCACAAGTGGATAAGTGGACTGTTTGCCATAAACTCTGAAACAGTTAGAGGCCTTTTTTAAAAGTATGTTTAGAGACAGGGAATCATTTCTAAATTCTGGTGTTTGGTGCCCCCAATATCGCtgcatggaaggcactaggattaggcaaggtttaaggttaggtgccttgaagtcgacagtCGCAGAACTGCCTAGGTTTaggcaagggttagggttagggttagatgcCTTGAAGTCAAAGGTTGCAGCGCTGTCTAGAAGTAGAcggtgggggcttaaaacaccatcgagcgagaactatatattatattattttacgAAGAAACATTCCTGCTTCCTTATCTGCTCCAGTTGTAATGTACAGTTGTACATCTCAACCATGAACTGCAATGTCTCATGTCCGGCCGGGGACTTTCACTTCATGTCCTCCCCATCTTGCTCTCCCCTCTGCCATTTCTCTACAGTcactattaaataaaaataatacaatttgcaaaaaataaataaaaataaaaacaacatccaATAAGCAATCTTGAAATTCTGTTATGTTCCTTGCTAACGCCAAGCATATGTAGAagacactttttatttttataaatagaTAAAACAATCTGCAACTTGGTTGAATTCCTTTCAGATTCTGGGTCACATTTTTAGATGAATTCAATGACAGCGTGAAGTTTGGCTGCCGAATGCAATAATACATGCAATAATACCTGAATATAATACCAATATCAGCAGCTGACAAGACAGCGAGTTGTCGAGCATTTCGTGCTTCCAATGAGACAAGTGGGATTCTACCCAAAACAGAAGGCAAGCTCTGATGACGGAGAGAGATAATTATGTGTTGTTCTGttttttggttcacttcctaTATTTGGGTCAGATTGCATTCTCAcctaaagtgaactgaacttagTGCACTTGGAAGTAAACCGAGACCCCCGTTTTCAGGTGGACCGGACGATCCGATGGTTATAACAgacctagtctcacattgccagaccttcctactgaagaaggagggtctggctattacacacagcattccaggatgggaaaaaaaacgttctctggtttattggcatttctttaagccaatcacaatcgtcttgggcgacgCTAAgagccggacggagcaacggtgcctctgcaaaatagcctcgggaaggaacttgttttggtggaacgtgtttacgttcaaaagtagttttagtcgtgcaacagaaaactcagattggacagatagtctagctagctgtctggatttaccctgcagagatctgaggagcagttaaccatagtcctcacaaatccaccagagtttaaaatgcaaagaaacacaaagaaagcagaaggtgacaAGCAGCTCAGGTGTGACAGCGCCCTAATTTGCGATGGTGGGAAAACACTCCTGGAACGAGCAGCTCCTCCAACTCCACGACTCAAATCCCTCAGATCAACAGCAGAATCATGTTATACTCACCgatctgctgctttcagtttatatttagtttttattcacTAACTATTACAAGTCTTTTCCActttgctgtctttttttatcactGATATGTAACTATTTATAAAAGTCAACACTTCCTGCCCAGATATTTCCCACATCCAGCAGACAGTAAAGCCAGCAGGGATGACACATGATCAGAGTTACAGATTCAGGTGtgttacaaaatacacaaccaTCCCCCATAATTCAAATCCAAAATCTCTTTGATGTGTTTCTAAGGTTCATTTTATTTGCTAGGATACATTAGCAATATTGGATcacttttcatttttaacacaaatcCCAACTGAAATTGAATAGAATGGAATTTAATTAAATAGATGAGGAGTTTTAGTCtaacaattgtgtgtgtgtgtgtgtgtgtgtgtgtgtgtgtgtgtgtgtgtgtgtgtgtgtgtgtgtgtgtgtgtgtgttaaatgacCAAAAAATAGAAGTCCACACTTGGTCGGTGAAGCCTGATAGTCCACTGTTGGTAATATAGacgtgtctgagtgtgtgtgtgtgttttctctcagCTTCCTGTTGTTCCTACGTGGCTGATAAAGAGTGTTTGCACTGTGAAAAAACATGCATTTATTAGCACACTACATGGAGCCTGTGATGATTCAATATCTAAATCAATAGATGCTTCATCTAATTCACCTACGCTCAGATTAACAGtgttaaccacacacacacacaaacacacacacacacacacacacaaagtagcaCACAGAGCACACTCACCCACATGAATTTTATTCAAAAGCAGCCGCaataattcatttaaaaaacgttccacatacacacaggacaaacacacacacacacacacacacacacacacacacacacacacacacacacacacacacacacacacacacacacactaacagacacAGTCTCAAGCATTTCACATTTCTTTGTGGGAGTGCAAAAACACTCATACAGACATTTAAAGTCATACAGtgcataatcacacacacacacagacacacacacacacacacacacacacacacacagacagacaatgcACACTCTGATGGGCTACActttcacatcacacacacacacacatatacacagaca from Perca fluviatilis chromosome 2, GENO_Pfluv_1.0, whole genome shotgun sequence includes the following:
- the LOC120551226 gene encoding uncharacterized protein LOC120551226; the protein is MARTWQWPKEEWAYRLIPCLTGKALEAYTAMDEDRSNCYPDLREALPLRTAGVRPERKNKDQLGETIILEQLLQVFPPDIRMWVREHEPEDGLTAAKLALKFLNARRGATSRPTRGDTRENIGHRDNFEGNRGVNVKGQTAYSAIKTLVCYHCQQQGHKASVCPLKKPKVTGLCYVPRKSDQSDHQDKEGESRSVPVKINGKPVTALLDSGSSMSFIRKRYVPCTIDYSQQTEVLCVHGDCKPEPQVELIVEVDGQKYLMTVGVVENLPVEMLLGRDLPVLYDLLSKGNSLARANEPLSEPKMHVSCFVMTRSQAKTKALSGLQPLPDLCGSLCKAGTKGPRKTRRQRRLEKHAGTPVTCEMPESDLSDLKWEVPENVAVLQQSDPVLRSVFTKVLNSANHTAQVGGAMYVLHNDILYEGEEPGSRRLVVPGKCRSLVLHLAHTIPWAGHLAHYKTYLRLASRFFWPSMYTDVQTYCKTCPECQKTSAVRIPEEILTDQGTNFTSNLMKRLHKELGITAIRTSPYHPETDGLRSTAASTGFSPFELLYGWPVQGPLDLLKQNWEEKVTDKADEGKGVVQYVLQMRDRVGAVPEEAQT